One part of the Mesomycoplasma conjunctivae genome encodes these proteins:
- a CDS encoding MSC_0620 family F1-like ATPase-associated subunit, with amino-acid sequence MNKKRKIFLPLVLVTSPILLPTLFISQSPTTNTGTQNNNANSANTQNQSSNPDSPKPINQQELEQNKAFWEKNRLTYISRFIEKVKKDIDVKLEDIKSKTRDNLEERLSQSFFWLQLKHYFISNETAIQNDPVSLGLNLLTPYIFSNNINLKKGDVKFGDQDFSGIEWATSTNSDYSKLNNVSITKSEDSFNTLKGEDLKKRLDTYFQGLESGYKQYLFKEDEFPKYKENFTLNLDQSGASVDLVLTSPPKGKEGISSWDQWIKNYFSQQSLLLDLSLNQLPNPTSQQSPQQQIDLAIRQLNQANPPDVSQKPEFEIRIAPDLPPILNPNWIGLSNSDIIASFNSEDKENVFFFLNPINSRFKYNVTELSQVGNDLEATVQIEDFVAKSRSGANQSSYQKSYKSKIYNDFPTNASDELKSAITTNLFYSNQGVANIIDQFFSTINVKGDFSLDQIKYFAPGSQNLIYNFFFLITKVFYNKDFLDAQKQLAQNYIGSAKEKVYQASEYQFIEYLKKSEIDNNKAWDYYYLIYLINLTFLQSALNPADQGEQAESQSEQIANTLLQLNTSKEELDKIFNQSRQNSLLFHQLSYRNYPNVKKQFDAMVELAKKLNMESQILGQVAFINKDGGQANGQNAETQDNKVANFSSIIEEYRQGQKQDQIKNFSLYFGLAILLLVLNAILVSILKIFYKKGKRSK; translated from the coding sequence ATGAATAAAAAAAGAAAAATATTTTTACCTTTAGTTTTGGTTACTAGTCCAATTTTATTGCCAACACTTTTTATTTCACAAAGCCCAACTACAAATACTGGCACACAAAACAACAATGCCAATTCTGCAAATACCCAAAATCAAAGCTCAAACCCAGATAGTCCAAAACCGATTAATCAACAAGAATTAGAACAAAATAAAGCTTTTTGAGAAAAAAATAGATTGACCTATATTAGTCGTTTTATTGAAAAAGTTAAAAAAGATATTGATGTCAAACTCGAAGATATCAAATCTAAAACTCGTGATAATCTTGAGGAAAGACTCTCACAAAGTTTTTTTTGATTGCAACTCAAACACTATTTTATTAGTAATGAGACAGCAATCCAAAACGATCCAGTCAGCTTAGGTCTTAACTTGTTAACCCCTTATATTTTTTCTAATAATATCAATTTAAAAAAAGGTGATGTCAAATTTGGTGATCAAGATTTTTCTGGCATTGAGTGAGCTACCTCGACAAATAGTGACTATTCTAAATTAAACAATGTCAGCATTACTAAAAGTGAAGATAGCTTCAACACACTAAAAGGTGAAGATTTAAAAAAACGACTTGATACATATTTTCAAGGTTTAGAATCAGGGTATAAACAATATTTATTCAAAGAAGATGAATTTCCTAAATATAAAGAGAATTTCACCTTAAACTTAGATCAAAGTGGTGCTTCTGTAGATTTAGTGCTCACTTCGCCACCTAAAGGCAAAGAAGGCATTAGCTCTTGAGATCAGTGGATTAAAAATTACTTTAGTCAACAATCCTTGCTTTTAGATTTGAGTCTAAATCAACTTCCTAATCCTACTAGTCAACAAAGTCCACAACAGCAAATTGACCTTGCTATTAGACAACTCAATCAAGCTAATCCACCAGATGTGAGCCAAAAACCAGAATTTGAAATTAGAATCGCCCCTGATTTACCACCGATTTTAAATCCAAATTGAATTGGACTTAGCAACTCAGATATTATCGCTTCTTTTAATTCTGAAGATAAAGAAAATGTTTTCTTTTTCTTAAACCCAATTAATTCACGTTTTAAATATAATGTAACTGAATTATCGCAGGTAGGCAATGATTTAGAAGCTACTGTGCAAATCGAAGATTTTGTTGCCAAATCAAGATCTGGTGCTAATCAATCTAGTTATCAAAAAAGCTATAAAAGTAAAATTTATAATGACTTTCCAACAAATGCTAGTGATGAGCTCAAAAGCGCAATTACCACTAATTTATTTTACTCAAATCAAGGTGTGGCAAATATTATTGATCAATTTTTTAGTACTATTAATGTCAAAGGTGATTTTAGCTTAGATCAAATTAAATATTTTGCTCCTGGTTCACAAAATCTAATTTACAATTTTTTCTTTTTGATTACCAAGGTTTTTTATAACAAAGATTTCCTTGATGCCCAAAAGCAGCTAGCACAAAATTATATAGGATCTGCAAAAGAAAAAGTTTACCAAGCTAGCGAATATCAATTTATCGAATATCTCAAAAAATCAGAAATTGATAACAATAAAGCATGAGATTATTATTACTTAATTTATCTAATCAATTTAACTTTCCTCCAAAGTGCTCTAAATCCTGCTGATCAAGGTGAGCAAGCTGAGTCTCAAAGTGAGCAAATTGCAAACACACTTTTACAACTTAATACATCTAAAGAGGAATTAGACAAAATTTTTAACCAATCTCGACAAAATAGTTTGTTGTTTCACCAACTAAGTTATAGAAATTATCCAAATGTCAAAAAACAGTTTGATGCAATGGTAGAATTGGCTAAAAAACTCAATATGGAAAGTCAAATTTTAGGTCAAGTTGCCTTCATTAATAAAGATGGAGGACAAGCTAATGGTCAAAATGCTGAAACTCAAGATAACAAAGTTGCCAATTTTTCTTCAATAATTGAAGAATATCGTCAAGGGCAAAAACAAGATCAAATTAAGAATTTTAGTCTCTATTTTGGTTTGGCAATCTTGCTATTGGTATTAAATGCTATTTTAGTTTCAATATTAAAAATCTTTTATAAAAAAGGAAAAAGGAGTAAATAA
- a CDS encoding MSC_0619 family F1-like ATPase alpha subunit, which yields MTPKVVSILDYVLLAKGQYPWKEQQFFYIKNKPNIQAVVIQAQQDQAYLLFNNQKGSVDINDELVELNDFDKVKTSEEFFGTIVDFSGTIIEPANQKVLNFLPHRSSAFATAASILGRKNLDTQLYTGILSIDLFNPIGLGQRELIVGDRQTGKTHIGINAIINQRDTNIKCIYVSVGQKRQNLSFVLKALRENNALDNTIIFHAPSTSPFEQYLIPYFAMAHAENLSYDSDVLIVFDDLSKHASVYREVALLTNQPIGKEAFPSDIFYTHSKLLERSGKFVGRHSITALPILQTVDDDITSLISSNVISITDGQIITSSALFAEGKIPAVNIGLSVSRTGSSVQAKNVRDVSKEISSIYYNYQKQIKLSKLDYDLNQQTSDLLFKGSQIEQFLLQKGYSFYSPKVVLMGIKIISWGLLKNISEPSRVVDFIYTLIEVDPFAKRIYQKYNDNQFVDDKLARNYFATAVNQFLKVNNSKERLEIELEFPEISEKIISTSIAKLKKEGIGAR from the coding sequence ATGACACCAAAAGTCGTCTCAATCTTAGATTATGTGCTTTTAGCTAAAGGTCAATACCCATGAAAAGAGCAACAATTTTTCTATATTAAAAATAAACCAAATATTCAAGCAGTAGTTATTCAAGCACAACAAGATCAAGCTTATTTACTTTTTAACAATCAAAAAGGTAGTGTTGACATTAATGATGAGCTAGTTGAATTAAATGATTTTGATAAAGTTAAAACATCAGAAGAATTTTTTGGCACCATTGTTGATTTTAGTGGTACAATTATCGAGCCTGCCAATCAAAAAGTGTTGAATTTCCTACCACATAGATCAAGCGCTTTTGCAACAGCGGCCTCAATTTTAGGTCGGAAAAACTTGGATACACAATTGTATACAGGAATTTTATCAATTGACTTATTCAACCCAATTGGCCTTGGTCAACGTGAGCTCATCGTTGGTGACCGTCAAACCGGAAAAACTCATATTGGAATTAATGCCATTATCAATCAGAGAGATACAAATATCAAGTGTATTTATGTCTCTGTTGGTCAAAAAAGACAAAATTTAAGCTTTGTTTTAAAAGCACTTCGTGAAAATAATGCTCTTGATAATACCATTATTTTCCATGCTCCTTCTACTAGTCCTTTTGAACAATATTTAATACCTTATTTTGCTATGGCACATGCTGAAAATCTAAGTTATGATAGTGATGTGCTTATTGTTTTTGATGATTTATCAAAACATGCCTCTGTCTATCGTGAAGTAGCACTTTTAACTAATCAGCCAATTGGAAAAGAAGCTTTCCCTAGTGATATTTTCTATACACATTCAAAATTACTTGAGCGCTCAGGAAAGTTTGTAGGACGCCACTCTATTACTGCTTTGCCAATTTTACAAACTGTCGATGATGATATCACTTCGCTTATTTCTTCAAACGTAATTTCAATTACTGATGGGCAAATTATTACCTCTAGTGCACTTTTTGCTGAAGGTAAAATTCCAGCAGTTAACATTGGTTTATCTGTTTCTAGAACAGGATCTTCTGTGCAAGCAAAAAATGTCCGTGATGTATCCAAAGAAATTAGCTCAATTTATTATAACTATCAAAAACAAATTAAATTATCTAAATTAGACTATGATTTAAACCAACAAACCTCTGATTTGCTATTTAAAGGTAGTCAAATTGAACAATTTTTATTGCAAAAAGGTTATAGTTTTTATTCACCAAAAGTGGTTCTAATGGGAATCAAAATTATTTCTTGAGGTCTTTTAAAAAATATTAGTGAGCCTTCAAGAGTTGTTGATTTTATTTACACTTTAATTGAAGTCGACCCTTTTGCAAAACGTATTTATCAAAAATACAATGATAATCAATTTGTTGATGACAAACTAGCTCGCAACTATTTTGCAACAGCTGTTAACCAATTTTTAAAAGTAAATAATTCAAAAGAAAGATTGGAAATTGAATTAGAATTTCCAGAGATTAGTGAAAAAATTATTTCTACAAGTATTGCTAAATTGAAAAAAGAAGGGATTGGTGCAAGATAA
- a CDS encoding MSC_0618 family F1-like ATPase beta subunit, translating into MQGIVSQIWTNVVEVYFESHFASKIQLEQRLTMHEGKTTLVIKKILDNNRVRAIVIYKNQAIAIGDPVVNTLNFLQVPVGGFAKNQVYNILGQSINDNELVAKTVDINSTINISKQKFDLEHKILETGIKALDFFVPIFEGYKIGIFGGAGVGKTVLMKEIIFNVSKQKEKVSSIFVGSGERSREGLELYQELVESDLMSKSTMFVAQMNETPGARSMIVPVGITCAEYARDVQKEDVLLFIDNIYRFIQATNEVSSALEKNISIGGYHATLDSDVSFIQDRLFKNENGSITSFQTVFLPMDDLSDPAAISLFSHLDSSFVLSRDKMSRNIFPAFDPLLSSSNSVSANIIGEKHFNAIIGAKSIMKKYKDLEDVILILGFDELDQESKIIVRKALQLENFFTQNFFMAESFTKEKGVYVPLAKTIDSVIRIINGEFLDVSPEEFAFIGSVDDIVAKNKQVNKK; encoded by the coding sequence ATGCAAGGTATTGTTAGTCAAATTTGAACAAATGTTGTCGAAGTTTATTTTGAGTCACATTTTGCTAGTAAAATTCAACTCGAACAACGTCTTACTATGCATGAAGGTAAGACCACTTTGGTAATTAAAAAAATTCTTGATAACAATCGTGTTCGTGCTATTGTTATCTATAAAAATCAAGCAATTGCAATTGGAGATCCAGTTGTTAATACATTAAATTTTTTACAAGTACCAGTTGGTGGATTTGCTAAAAATCAAGTCTATAATATTTTAGGTCAAAGCATTAATGACAATGAATTAGTAGCTAAGACTGTTGATATTAATTCAACTATTAATATTTCTAAGCAAAAATTTGACCTTGAGCATAAAATTTTAGAAACTGGAATTAAAGCTCTTGACTTTTTTGTGCCAATTTTTGAAGGTTACAAGATTGGAATTTTTGGTGGAGCTGGTGTTGGAAAAACTGTTTTAATGAAAGAAATTATTTTCAATGTTTCCAAACAAAAAGAAAAGGTTTCTTCAATTTTTGTTGGCTCTGGTGAACGTAGTCGTGAAGGACTTGAGCTTTATCAAGAACTAGTCGAGTCTGATTTGATGAGCAAATCTACTATGTTTGTTGCACAGATGAATGAGACTCCTGGAGCTCGTTCTATGATTGTTCCAGTTGGTATCACATGTGCAGAATATGCTCGTGATGTCCAAAAAGAAGATGTTTTACTCTTTATTGACAACATTTATCGTTTTATTCAAGCAACTAATGAGGTCTCCTCTGCGCTTGAGAAAAATATTTCCATTGGTGGTTACCATGCAACTTTAGATAGTGATGTCTCTTTTATTCAAGATCGTTTATTTAAAAACGAAAATGGTTCCATTACTTCTTTCCAAACAGTTTTTCTACCAATGGATGACCTCTCTGATCCAGCAGCGATTTCCCTTTTTAGTCACTTAGATAGCTCCTTTGTGCTCTCACGTGATAAAATGTCAAGAAATATTTTCCCAGCTTTTGACCCACTTTTATCTTCATCTAATTCTGTTAGTGCCAACATTATTGGTGAGAAACACTTTAATGCCATTATTGGTGCTAAAAGTATTATGAAAAAATACAAGGATCTCGAAGATGTTATTCTAATTTTAGGATTTGATGAATTAGATCAAGAAAGCAAAATTATTGTTCGTAAAGCGCTACAATTGGAAAACTTTTTTACACAAAACTTTTTCATGGCAGAATCCTTTACTAAAGAAAAAGGAGTTTATGTGCCACTTGCCAAAACTATTGATTCAGTAATTCGCATCATCAACGGTGAATTTTTAGATGTCTCACCAGAAGAGTTTGCTTTTATTGGCTCAGTTGATGATATTGTTGCTAAAAATAAACAAGTTAATAAAAAATAA
- a CDS encoding putative immunoglobulin-blocking virulence protein translates to MKFHLSKRRKVLIGIVASSLVAATSLVASQNPYSNGLGNILHVSYISSAPSSILKNQPNEQDFNSPVTNSEFVPEPPKPLEPEKVVKVDQIIRESKPLEPKKVVKSDPTVRQPKPEVKAKVVTQVKPEVKPEVKEIEAPKSSEQIQVAKVEPSSESDLNVDLKAPAASSTSVPTTLVPVPLQEITAFTTVEPNLSRARNSSGDAKVQQALTNYAIAVANKINEIQKRINYLEQEVREIQRSYNEDFDKPHINIRKVGLEFWKEIYQRSVDLPKYNLEREKNYLKVLQELQANPKTSLTAEELKSLRQGLLPTLTDPNVWGYEDESKNPVLNHLKGNNKKRLLNIPSWYSRSPHGIATLQYDGWDRSNISGNFSSEINSSGVSGDSIQVFEYKPNAQNEDKSRQPLKVIVLNADDNNAFEKFREILDKVIKKDNGVKAVVLRNVGLKNSLQNVELILKNLPNSIEKLTLFLENQSATYGLGSLRGHKLKELELYTSANSVASNWGINPNALKDVDFISFDYNNQATFAKNPGEQIPGSIIFDTLRWDKGDNINTVNEGLKIVFDSKINQRVFQGSFGGKGGYPTGLDFSNTDVKSLKGINFSELDSSFNARLQNWESDPFAKENFQGFKKILFKNLTFGATLVGNQPSFVAKMEDFDQAQFSSRLTLNEPGGASIYIKHNSQNVFNVPIYLTGNATGDSVSQLATFISAGRRVGTFGTNSRIYADSQELASKLSSVGLSVEVKTQSQAGSESTELLS, encoded by the coding sequence ATGAAATTTCATCTTAGTAAGAGAAGAAAAGTATTAATTGGTATTGTAGCTTCTTCGCTAGTTGCAGCTACCTCATTAGTTGCTAGTCAAAACCCTTATAGTAATGGTTTGGGTAACATTTTACATGTATCTTATATTTCAAGTGCTCCTTCATCAATTTTAAAAAATCAACCAAATGAACAAGATTTTAACTCACCAGTTACTAATTCTGAATTTGTTCCAGAACCACCAAAGCCACTTGAGCCTGAAAAAGTTGTCAAAGTTGACCAAATTATTAGAGAATCAAAACCACTTGAGCCTAAAAAAGTTGTCAAATCTGACCCAACTGTTAGACAACCAAAGCCTGAAGTTAAAGCAAAAGTTGTGACCCAAGTCAAACCAGAAGTAAAACCAGAGGTTAAAGAAATTGAGGCACCAAAGTCTAGTGAACAAATTCAAGTTGCCAAGGTTGAGCCAAGCTCTGAAAGTGATCTCAATGTTGATTTAAAAGCTCCAGCCGCCAGCTCAACAAGTGTGCCTACAACACTAGTTCCGGTTCCTTTGCAAGAAATTACAGCATTTACAACAGTAGAACCAAATTTATCAAGAGCGCGCAATTCTAGTGGAGATGCCAAAGTGCAACAAGCGCTTACTAATTATGCAATTGCTGTGGCTAATAAAATTAATGAAATTCAAAAGCGAATTAACTATTTAGAACAAGAAGTGCGTGAAATTCAACGTTCTTACAACGAAGATTTTGACAAACCACATATTAATATTCGCAAAGTTGGTCTTGAATTTTGAAAAGAAATTTACCAAAGAAGTGTTGATTTACCAAAATATAATCTCGAACGTGAAAAAAATTATTTAAAAGTTTTACAAGAGTTGCAAGCTAATCCCAAAACCTCATTAACTGCTGAAGAACTCAAATCTCTACGTCAAGGACTACTACCAACATTGACAGACCCAAATGTTTGAGGTTATGAAGATGAGTCAAAAAACCCAGTTTTAAACCATTTAAAAGGAAACAACAAAAAAAGACTTTTAAACATTCCTAGCTGATATTCTCGTAGTCCACATGGAATTGCAACCTTACAATACGATGGTTGAGATCGTAGCAACATTAGTGGTAATTTTTCTTCAGAGATTAACTCTTCTGGTGTCAGCGGTGATTCCATTCAAGTCTTTGAATACAAACCTAATGCCCAAAATGAAGATAAATCACGTCAGCCACTCAAAGTTATTGTTTTAAATGCAGATGACAACAATGCTTTTGAAAAATTTAGAGAAATTTTAGACAAAGTTATTAAAAAAGACAATGGTGTCAAAGCAGTTGTGCTTAGAAACGTTGGTCTGAAAAATTCCTTACAAAATGTTGAATTAATTTTAAAAAACTTACCAAATTCTATTGAAAAATTAACACTCTTTTTAGAAAATCAGAGTGCTACTTATGGTCTTGGTAGTCTTCGTGGTCATAAATTAAAAGAGCTTGAGCTCTACACAAGTGCTAATTCAGTTGCAAGTAATTGAGGTATTAATCCAAATGCACTAAAAGATGTTGATTTTATTAGTTTTGACTATAATAATCAAGCAACTTTTGCTAAAAACCCAGGCGAACAAATTCCTGGATCAATCATTTTTGATACCCTTCGTTGAGATAAAGGTGATAACATTAATACAGTTAATGAAGGTTTAAAAATTGTCTTTGACAGCAAAATTAACCAAAGAGTCTTCCAAGGTTCTTTTGGTGGCAAAGGTGGATACCCAACTGGACTAGATTTTTCAAACACTGATGTTAAAAGCTTAAAAGGTATTAATTTTTCTGAATTAGATAGCTCATTTAATGCTCGTTTACAAAATTGAGAAAGTGATCCTTTTGCTAAAGAGAATTTTCAAGGTTTTAAGAAAATCTTGTTTAAAAACCTTACTTTTGGGGCAACCCTAGTTGGAAATCAACCTTCTTTTGTAGCTAAAATGGAAGACTTTGATCAAGCTCAATTTTCATCACGGCTTACACTTAATGAGCCAGGTGGAGCTTCCATTTATATCAAACATAATTCACAAAATGTCTTTAATGTGCCAATTTATTTAACTGGAAATGCCACCGGAGATTCAGTTTCTCAACTAGCTACATTTATCAGTGCTGGAAGAAGAGTTGGAACTTTTGGTACAAATAGTCGAATCTATGCTGATAGTCAAGAGTTAGCTTCAAAATTATCATCAGTTGGCTTAAGTGTTGAAGTCAAAACACAATCTCAAGCTGGCTCTGAATCAACTGAACTATTATCATAA
- the mip gene encoding Ig-specific serine endopeptidase MIP: protein MKIKKILIGLAFAPVFALVACGVQQKVGDKKPTTPTNNDQTTTQLADPKRSQKEALNQKITNLSNGFFSSEANKEKIEKFIFDLNKIVDEDIAKITSDEQKQQQLRQQIKDSVGAFESLAKTSNYTFGERKQLFEQIVNTIKANILEFDKPQPPRPVDPPGGQQRREPTEQELKEFDKFRSQVAPRGQNVTRVDKKTNLRIVEDQYEHDRPKNEQEYYALVQGGDQAIINRPPEQGLAKRPTSFVKPADNILKILNEKARAAGQPLYENAQERTFSLPTFDASGNPNGLHINNYEQGFTSPAFWGDTLSQGGPGRVGLPRILANDQYKKLSKAVVSLQITNGKVDKDSPRKAGKEVLHLSQSSYGTAQIIDYKLEDGVKYPLTWYFLTNAHVANSLRLHGDSNENDTSKAYGRDFSNYNTNDLASNTWSIALRKLKQDQIPLKSRIQVSGTAEGQKNYSTVSVRVKEKDGDIYNNGQDKENNKWIGQKPTKQLNVRTIVIGTDTLKSSPKDFSKQENFKDFQEVLDYAIIEVTFDNEADAKAITQDYYNDSSQHFKVSDTNLLNEQNYKKFQTLNIYGLGFPNSKGELNLTLNEFDNKEEYEARNSSVSLYTNKNFSLYKNTEPENLLYKDGGDLSWSRSYRSFINLPGLTDLFISTPVLSDSLFKVSKFEDGEFKSTPYLMAGQATLLDNFSVPGGGSGSPVKLGDNSAYSILFASDARASAGLTLNLRSYGYDYKGYYGKYKLAQYDVIYGSDNQRKSYWDAMNQLYKSDSKFKTNLFKNGFADDTKVDVFKTSELTKN from the coding sequence ATGAAAATTAAAAAAATATTAATAGGTTTAGCTTTTGCTCCAGTTTTTGCTTTAGTAGCTTGTGGTGTACAACAAAAAGTTGGAGATAAAAAACCAACTACTCCGACAAATAATGATCAAACCACTACACAATTAGCAGATCCAAAAAGAAGCCAAAAAGAAGCATTAAATCAAAAAATTACTAATTTAAGTAATGGGTTTTTTTCATCTGAGGCTAACAAAGAAAAAATTGAAAAATTTATTTTTGATTTAAATAAAATTGTTGATGAAGATATTGCCAAAATTACCTCAGATGAACAAAAACAACAGCAATTAAGACAACAAATTAAAGATAGTGTTGGTGCTTTTGAATCTTTAGCAAAAACTTCTAATTATACTTTTGGTGAGCGCAAACAACTTTTTGAACAAATTGTAAATACAATTAAAGCAAATATTTTAGAATTTGATAAACCTCAACCTCCAAGACCGGTTGATCCTCCTGGTGGTCAACAAAGAAGAGAACCAACTGAACAAGAGCTAAAAGAGTTTGATAAATTTCGCTCACAAGTAGCACCTAGAGGCCAAAACGTTACTCGTGTAGATAAAAAAACAAACCTACGTATTGTTGAAGATCAATACGAACATGATAGACCCAAAAATGAACAAGAATATTACGCTTTAGTTCAAGGTGGAGACCAAGCTATTATTAACAGACCGCCTGAACAAGGGTTAGCAAAAAGACCAACTAGTTTTGTAAAACCTGCAGATAATATTTTAAAAATACTCAACGAAAAAGCGAGAGCAGCTGGCCAACCATTGTATGAAAATGCGCAAGAGCGAACATTTTCATTGCCAACTTTTGATGCATCTGGAAACCCAAATGGACTTCACATCAATAATTATGAACAAGGATTTACCTCACCAGCATTTTGAGGAGATACTTTATCACAAGGTGGTCCAGGTCGTGTAGGATTACCAAGAATTTTAGCAAATGATCAATATAAAAAGCTTTCTAAAGCTGTTGTTTCATTGCAAATTACCAATGGTAAAGTTGACAAAGATTCACCTCGAAAAGCTGGTAAAGAAGTCTTACATTTAAGTCAATCTTCTTATGGAACAGCACAAATTATTGACTATAAATTAGAAGATGGTGTCAAATATCCTCTTACTTGATATTTTTTAACTAATGCTCACGTTGCTAATAGTCTACGTTTACATGGTGATAGTAATGAAAATGATACAAGCAAAGCTTACGGAAGAGATTTTTCAAACTATAACACAAACGATTTAGCTAGCAATACATGATCTATTGCTCTTCGTAAACTAAAACAAGATCAAATCCCACTTAAATCAAGAATTCAAGTTAGTGGAACAGCAGAAGGACAAAAAAACTATTCTACCGTTTCAGTTAGAGTTAAAGAAAAAGATGGTGACATCTACAACAATGGTCAAGATAAAGAAAATAATAAGTGAATTGGTCAAAAACCAACTAAACAATTAAATGTGCGCACCATTGTTATTGGAACTGATACTCTTAAATCTAGTCCAAAAGATTTTAGTAAGCAAGAAAACTTTAAAGATTTCCAAGAAGTGCTCGATTATGCAATTATTGAAGTAACTTTTGATAATGAAGCTGATGCCAAAGCAATCACTCAGGATTATTATAATGATAGCAGCCAACACTTCAAAGTTAGTGATACCAATCTATTAAATGAGCAAAATTATAAAAAATTCCAAACTTTAAACATCTATGGACTAGGTTTTCCAAATTCTAAAGGTGAGTTAAATCTCACTCTAAATGAATTTGATAATAAAGAAGAATATGAAGCTCGAAATTCATCAGTTTCACTTTATACAAATAAAAACTTTAGTTTATATAAAAATACTGAACCTGAAAACCTATTATACAAAGATGGGGGTGATCTTTCCTGAAGTCGTTCTTACCGTTCATTTATAAATTTACCAGGATTAACTGACCTATTTATTTCTACCCCTGTTTTATCAGATAGTCTATTTAAAGTCTCTAAATTTGAAGATGGAGAGTTTAAAAGTACACCTTATTTAATGGCAGGACAAGCAACATTGCTTGATAACTTTTCAGTTCCTGGTGGAGGTAGTGGATCACCAGTTAAATTAGGAGATAATTCAGCTTATTCAATTTTATTTGCCTCAGATGCTCGTGCTTCAGCAGGTCTTACCCTTAATTTACGTTCTTATGGCTATGATTATAAAGGTTATTATGGTAAATATAAATTAGCACAATACGATGTCATCTATGGATCAGACAACCAAAGAAAATCTTACTGGGATGCAATGAATCAGCTTTATAAATCTGATAGTAAATTTAAAACCAACTTGTTTAAAAATGGTTTCGCAGATGACACAAAAGTAGATGTTTTTAAAACAAGTGAGTTAACCAAAAATTAG